The nucleotide sequence TCTATTAGTTAAGACTAATTAAGACGCTGCTGAATCTGGGCATGAAGAAGGTGAAGGATGAATTGAAACGAAGTTCCAATTCATCCTGCTTTTCAGCAACGCGATTAATCGCGATTAATAAAGTTCTGACTCAATCTGACTGAAGGGCACAAAGCACTCCTGTGGCAACAGAACTGGTTTACCCCCAAAAATAAGCTTGCCCCGGTGGGTAAAGCGATTAATGGCGACCCCGATGGGACGCTGGGTTAGTCCCGGATGAACTTCGTAATAGGTTGTGTAAATCTGTCTCGCGGAACGGATCAAGGCAGGATCTAGCAGGGCTGTAAAGTCTGCTGAATCATCTACCCGACTATGCGTTTGTTTCTGTGATACGTACACCACTGTGTAACCCCTGTTCACTTCGTTTGACTTTAGTACATTTGTCCGACTTTGGCAAGGGAGGGGTAAAGAGTGAGGAGTTGTTAGTAGCTGGTTGTTCGTGGTTAGAAAGGGGTGAAGGGGTGAAGGGATGAGTGTCCGTCAAACGTGTGAGGTTTTAGCACTCAGCTATCTGTCCCCCATCAATCTCGAACTTCCAACTCCGAACTTCCAACTCCGAACTTCCAACTTCAAACTCTCAACGCTCAATTCTTATTTCCCTCCAATCGCCTGGATCAATGCATCTCCCATCGCACGACAGCCCAGTAGAGTCATGCCCTCAGACATGATGTCTCCCGTTCTGTAATCTTGGTCTAACACTTTTAGCACAGCTTCTTCAATTCGATCCGCCGACTCAGATTGATTTAATCCGTAGCGCAACATCATGGCAGCACTGAGAACCATTGCCAGCGGATTTGCCCTGTCTGTTCCTGCAATATCGGGGGCAGAGCCGTGAACGGGTTCATAGACCCCTGGACCGGAGGACCCTAGACTGGCAGAGGGCAACATCCCAATACTGCCAGTGAGCATGGCAGCCGCATCGGACAGGATATCGCCAAACAGGTTGCCCGTAACAATTGTGTCAAATTGACGAGGATTGCGCACCAACTGCATAGCAGCGTTGTCTACGTACAGATGGGTCAGTTCCACGTCGGGATACTCGGATGCAAGGGCAGTCATGCGATCGCGCCACAGTTGGGAAACTTCCAGGACATTTGCCTTATCAACAGAGCAGAGTTTTTGCCGCCGCTTACGAGCCGTCTCAAAAGCGACGCGCCCAATCCGGTCAATTTCGGACTCGGTATAGGCCATTGTGTTGACGCCCCGCTTCTCTCCAGTTTCGGTGGCAAAAATGCCTCTGGGCTGGCCAAAATAAATGCCCCCTGTCAATTCGCGCACCACCATAATGTCCACACCTTCGACCACCTCTCGCTTCAGGCTGGAGGCATCGATCAACTGGGGCAGAATGGTAGCAGGCCGCAGGTTGGCAAACAGTTCCAAGCCTGCCCTCAGCCCCAAAAGCCCGGTTTCGGGGCGCAAATGACGTGGGAGCGAGTCCCATTTGTAGCCGCCGATCGCCGCCAGCAGCACGGCATCACTTTGTTTACAGATTTCTAACGTCTCGGGGGGTAAAGGCTCACCCCTGGCATCGATCGCCGCCCCGCCAATCAGGGCTTCTTCAAATTCAAAGGATAGGTTACTCTGTTTGCCGATCTCGTTCAGCACATCTACGGCAACTGCCATAATTTCGGGACCAATTCCGTCGCCGGGAAGGAGTGTAATCTTAAAGGATTGTGTCATGTCGGTCGTGAATCCTGGGGTAGTGCCTGGGCGCAATGCGGCTACCTATCATACCCTGGATATGACCCGGCGAATGTGTTAAGGTTTTTTGCCCGCCTCCTGTTCCTCCAGTGCCCTTTCCGTGCGATTGTGGGGGTTCGTTTTGGGCGTCCACAGCTTGAATGACGCCATCATCACGTTGTTGATCGCCGTGCGGGTCTTGTAACTGGCACCACTGAGGGGCTGAGGCAAAAACTTATCTCCAAATCCGATGAAGACCAGAATCAATACAAGCCAGACCGGAATCCAGGATTTGTGGAACATAGGGGGAACAGGCCGTTGCCTGTAGAACTCTTTAATTTAAGCATTCCCTCAAATCGACATATTCAATCATTGAAACCCGGTCAACCAGGAATCACGCCATGCTAATCCAGGATCGGGAGCAGTAGGACATCACTATAACCATAAGGGTTATTAACCCGGTAGTAGTTACGCGATGTGCAACTTGGAAGCCAAGATCCCCGGTGTCTCGTAGACTTCAATCGAATTGACTGGCTAACTTCCTCAGACACCGGGGATCTGGAGATTGTCGCACTTCGCATTAGTTACCTGATGTGCAGGTTATTGGCTGAAGTTCCTGAGTTCTCGTTCAGGGAATCTCAAATTTGAGGTTTTCCCCTTGGCAAGCCAGCCCTTGTTATGCTGTTCTTCTGACCCTGTTTCCTGTTTCCTATCCCCTGTCCTCCTACTTTCTGCTCCCTGTTATATGTCTGATTTGATTCTATTCTGGCACCGTCGGGATTTGCGGATTGCAGATAATTTAGGATTGGCGGCGGCTCGCCAGCGCTCTGCCAGGGTGATTGGGGTCTTTTGCCTGGATCCAGATATCCTGGGGCGGGATGATATAGCCCCTGTTCGGGTGGCATACCTGGTGGGTTGCCTGCAAAAGCTGAAACAGCGATATTCCGAGGCGGGCAGTCAGTTGCTCATCCTGAAGGCGGCTCCCCAGGAAGGAATTCCCCGGCTGGCAGCCTGTCTCAGCGCTTCGGCTGTATTTTTTAACCAGGATGTGGAGCCTTATTCCCGCGATCGCGATCGGGCGGTGGCGGCGGCTCTGCGCGAGCAGGGGGTAGAGGTCCATCACTTCTGGGATCAATTGCTGCATCCTCCTCAAACAATTAAAACCGGGTCAGGTCAACCCTACACGGTCTACACCCCCTTCTGGCGTAATTGGAGTCGCCAGCCAAAAGCAGATCCCTGCGAAACACTGGCAGGAACCCAGGGATTGACCGACCAGGAGCAGGCACTCGCCCGGCAGGCAGGAGCCATCGAATTGCCCACAGCAAAAGAGTTAGGCTTTGTCTGGGATCGCGATTTGCTGGTCGAACCGGGGGAGAAGGCTGCCCAGGAGATGCTGGAGAATTTTTGCGATCGCGCCATTACTGAATACGCTGAACAGCGCAACTTTCCTGCCCATCCAGGGACTTCCCAACTCAGTGCCCCGCTTAAGTTTGGTGTCATCGGTATCCGTACCGTTTGGGCAGCCACCCAGGTGGCGCTGGAAAATACTCGCAGTGACGAAGCCAGGGCTGGAATTCAAACCTGGCAGCAAGAACTGGCATGGCGCGAGTTTTATCAGCATGTCCTGTACTTTTTCCCGCAACTGGCAGAGGGTCCCTACCGGGACTCCTTAAAAGCCTTTCCCTGGGATAACAATGAAGCACACTTTCAGGCGTGGTGCGAAGGCAAAACCGGCTATCCCATTGTGGATGCGGCCATGCGCCAGATGAATGCAACGGGT is from Leptothermofonsia sichuanensis E412 and encodes:
- the leuB gene encoding 3-isopropylmalate dehydrogenase, with protein sequence MTQSFKITLLPGDGIGPEIMAVAVDVLNEIGKQSNLSFEFEEALIGGAAIDARGEPLPPETLEICKQSDAVLLAAIGGYKWDSLPRHLRPETGLLGLRAGLELFANLRPATILPQLIDASSLKREVVEGVDIMVVRELTGGIYFGQPRGIFATETGEKRGVNTMAYTESEIDRIGRVAFETARKRRQKLCSVDKANVLEVSQLWRDRMTALASEYPDVELTHLYVDNAAMQLVRNPRQFDTIVTGNLFGDILSDAAAMLTGSIGMLPSASLGSSGPGVYEPVHGSAPDIAGTDRANPLAMVLSAAMMLRYGLNQSESADRIEEAVLKVLDQDYRTGDIMSEGMTLLGCRAMGDALIQAIGGK
- a CDS encoding FAD-binding domain-containing protein, yielding MSDLILFWHRRDLRIADNLGLAAARQRSARVIGVFCLDPDILGRDDIAPVRVAYLVGCLQKLKQRYSEAGSQLLILKAAPQEGIPRLAACLSASAVFFNQDVEPYSRDRDRAVAAALREQGVEVHHFWDQLLHPPQTIKTGSGQPYTVYTPFWRNWSRQPKADPCETLAGTQGLTDQEQALARQAGAIELPTAKELGFVWDRDLLVEPGEKAAQEMLENFCDRAITEYAEQRNFPAHPGTSQLSAPLKFGVIGIRTVWAATQVALENTRSDEARAGIQTWQQELAWREFYQHVLYFFPQLAEGPYRDSLKAFPWDNNEAHFQAWCEGKTGYPIVDAAMRQMNATGWMHNRCRMIVASFLTKDLLINWQRGEKYFMQRLIDGDLAANNGGWQWSASSGMDPKPLRIFNPASQAKKFDPDAEYIRRWLPELAGVDTEALVTGKIPVEDCDRSGYPLPIVDHNQRQQEFKQRYQQQKQR